In Gemmatimonadetes bacterium SCN 70-22, a single genomic region encodes these proteins:
- a CDS encoding amidohydrolase — protein sequence MLRQNCRAISLVFLALLSPPATIDAQAPGRADLLIRGGTVIDGTGSAARVADVAITGDRITFVGDARRQGVQGGREMDARGLIVAPGFIDPHTHTYGDLQSDRAERRMNAPYLMQGVTTVVAGSDGGGPVDVADHFARWEQRGIGTNAALFVGFGTVRGKVLGMSSAAPNVDQLSLMKAMVGKGVDEGALGLSTGLYYAPQSYATTEEVIAVAREAASRGGLYDSHMRDESSYTIGLLGSIREILRIGKEAGLPVHIAHIKALGIDVWGQSDSVIALVNRARRDGQRVTADQYPYTASGTAVGASLLPRWAEAGGRDSLRARITNPEYRDRLVAEMQNNLRRRGGAKSLLITGGRDRSLVGKTLDDIARARNADPILTALEIIMNGDAGVASFNMNEDDIVRFMREPWVFTGSDGSDGHPRKYGTYPHKLREYVLARKVLTMEQMVQRSSREVALALGMGERGTLAPGYMADVIVFDTAKVADRATYEHPELLAEGMQYVIVNGKLAVSEGKLTGALAGRPVRRAKP from the coding sequence ATGCTTCGCCAGAATTGCCGGGCCATCTCGCTGGTTTTCCTCGCCCTCCTGTCACCGCCGGCCACGATCGACGCCCAGGCGCCGGGGCGCGCCGACCTGCTCATCCGTGGCGGAACGGTGATCGATGGGACCGGGAGCGCGGCTCGCGTCGCTGACGTCGCCATCACGGGCGATCGCATCACCTTCGTGGGCGATGCGCGCCGGCAGGGAGTGCAGGGAGGGCGCGAGATGGATGCGCGCGGGCTCATCGTCGCCCCCGGCTTCATCGACCCGCACACGCACACCTACGGAGACCTGCAGAGCGACCGGGCCGAGCGTCGGATGAACGCCCCCTACCTCATGCAGGGGGTGACGACCGTGGTCGCGGGAAGCGACGGGGGAGGCCCGGTGGACGTGGCCGACCACTTCGCGCGGTGGGAGCAGCGCGGGATCGGCACCAATGCCGCGCTGTTCGTCGGCTTCGGGACGGTGCGCGGCAAGGTACTGGGGATGTCATCGGCGGCGCCCAACGTGGACCAGCTCTCGCTCATGAAGGCGATGGTCGGGAAGGGGGTCGACGAGGGGGCGCTGGGGCTGAGCACGGGGCTGTACTACGCACCACAGAGCTACGCAACGACCGAGGAGGTCATCGCCGTCGCCCGCGAGGCCGCGTCGCGCGGCGGCCTGTACGATTCCCACATGCGCGACGAGAGCTCGTACACGATCGGCCTGCTGGGGTCGATCCGCGAGATCCTCCGCATCGGCAAGGAGGCTGGCCTACCGGTCCACATCGCCCACATCAAGGCGTTAGGCATAGATGTCTGGGGGCAGAGCGACAGCGTGATCGCCCTGGTGAACCGCGCCCGCCGGGACGGGCAGCGGGTGACGGCGGACCAGTACCCGTACACCGCCAGCGGGACGGCGGTCGGGGCATCGCTGCTCCCCCGCTGGGCGGAGGCGGGGGGGCGCGACTCGCTGCGCGCGCGGATCACGAATCCGGAGTACCGCGATCGCCTGGTGGCGGAGATGCAGAACAACCTGCGCCGCCGTGGCGGGGCCAAGTCGCTCCTGATCACGGGGGGGCGCGACCGGTCGCTGGTGGGGAAGACGCTCGACGACATCGCCAGGGCGCGCAATGCGGACCCGATCCTCACCGCGCTGGAGATCATCATGAACGGCGATGCCGGCGTCGCGTCGTTCAACATGAACGAGGACGACATCGTCCGCTTCATGCGCGAGCCGTGGGTGTTCACGGGTTCGGATGGCTCCGACGGACATCCGCGCAAGTACGGGACCTATCCGCACAAGCTGCGGGAGTATGTCCTGGCACGGAAGGTCCTCACCATGGAGCAGATGGTGCAGCGGTCGAGTCGCGAGGTGGCGCTGGCGCTCGGGATGGGAGAGCGCGGGACCCTGGCGCCGGGGTACATGGCCGACGTGATCGTCTTCGACACGGCGAAGGTCGCCGACCGCGCCACGTACGAGCACCCCGAGTTGCTGGCCGAGGGGATGCAGTACGTGATCGTCAACGGGAAGCTGGCGGTCAGCGAGGGGAAGCTGACCGGGGCGCTGGCGGGACGCCCGGTGCGGAGGGCGAAGCCGTAA